The following coding sequences lie in one Spea bombifrons isolate aSpeBom1 chromosome 5, aSpeBom1.2.pri, whole genome shotgun sequence genomic window:
- the DSG2 gene encoding desmoglein-2, with protein sequence MPWVPAGGGRLLLVLTVMFGLGRSLHLTVIKNDKFDVDKGLGSLVRHKREWIIPPVSIREEEDNSWRNPIAKIQTDKQLDASIRIRYKITGMGVTEPPLGIFYINERTGELNVTGIVDREVTKMFYLKGFAIDQYNKNVEPPIDLRVRVLDINDNAPVFTEEVFIAEVEELSPGKTVIMRLNATDADEPNTVNTKLAYRILSQVPGQQGLFIVIKDTGEVLTTEHLLDREQQSSYTLVVEVKDSEGREGAQVGRGTLKIKVKDVNDNIPYLEKEEYEGNVEENTANVEILRMKAFDDDEEFTDNWLANFTIISGNEDGYFEIIRDSQTNEGILMMVKEADYEVMQNAELKVVVSNQASYHHSIISSGGGGGGGGGGGGGGSSGKTFPIKVNVKNVREGPVFRPRKKNLAISEGKRTVINQVIGSYQATDGDTGKIAQNVKYAKEYDPDNWFIIDPVTAEIKLSKIPDRESIYVVNGTYLAKILAISEDMPGKTATGTIALQVEDENDSCPTLVNPVQTICHTAPYVNLTAVDRDDFPNAAPFTFTVVDEPVGIAKLWTIGKKDDVSVQLIPQDIWAGSQKIKVLVTDNQGLSCPEVQVLELTICTCQDGIACSERLVDTSAALGAGAIGLMILACLLLLLVPLLLLLCYCGHGEKGFMAIPDGTEATIVRWNNEGAEPEDMAVMPPPIISIGSATGEVGSGARKTDGFSSMKTVTGSTHVNQRWEESRGLLTSAEYAVGDMGSRYAARSLGALGSGSASGAGAAGAFVGGGAGGAAALNEELLRSYFQDKAMSFANEEDSQPAKDCILIYAQETASLAGSVGCCSFIESEYDDDDYLDDLGLKFKALAEICQGTTISTNEQVHRYKSYEELNNEVLQSDAAVELDVMQEEEALGEQNVSNMESIFASSTSQVHIPEPAKTVFEGVVTDQSFASSRYAHEPLIHGNVLVTEKSYTVVPTVRFEPRHQQNMLVTERVIRPASSLHKITDIADGQNIMVTERMIQSDKGISGYGDVGELADSKYLLVTERVLAPSSGLQASLSIPDLSAGQNVVVTERQYTPISGVQDTVLIPAEYSGGQRVVENITVTEGGVQGQARFNLLEEMPPPSNSIGKSTSRVTKYSTVQYTRS encoded by the exons GTAATGTTTGGTCTTGGCCGTAGTCTTCACTTAACG GTGATCAAAAATGACAAATTTGATGTTGACAAAGGCCTGGGTAGTCTAGTTAGGCATAAGAGAGAATGGATCATTCCACCAGTTTCTATACGAGAAGAGGAGGATAATTCTTGGAGGAATCCTATTGCAAAA attcaAACCGATAAACAGCTCGATGCCTCTATAAGAATCCGATACAAAATCACCGGTATGGGAGTTACTGAACCTCCTCTCGGCATATTCTATATTAATGAGAGGACAGGAGAACTGAATGTAACTGGGATCGTGGACCGGGAGGTTACTAAAATGTTCTAT CTCAAAGGTTTCGCAATAGATCAGTACAATAAGAACGTGGAACCTCCTATCGACCTAAGAGTGCGAGTTCTTGATATCAATGATAACGCTCCTGTTTTTACGGAGGAAGTTTTTATCGCCGAGGTAGAAGAATTGAGTCCAGGAA AAACTGTTATTATGAGGCTGAATGCAACTGATGCTGATGAGCCAAATACCGTGAACACTAAGCTTGCATACAGAATTCTCTCTCAGGTGCCAGGACAACAAGGATTATTCATAGTGATTAAAGATACAGGTGAAGTTCTCACAACTGAGCACCTTCTCGACAGGGAG CAACAAAGCAGCTATACCCTGGTTGTAGAAGTAAAAGACAGCGAGGGGCGTGAGGGTGCGCAAGTTGGAAGAGGCACTTTGAAAATCAAAGTCAAGGATGTTAATGACAATATTCCTTACCTTGAAAAAGAAGAG tATGAAGGAAATGTTGAGGAAAACACAGCCAATGTGGAAATTTTACGTATGAAAGCatttgatgatgatgaagagTTTACAGATAATTGGCTGGCAAACTTTACAATTATCTCTGGCAATGAAGATGGCTATTTTGAAATTATAAGAGATTCTCAAACCAATGAGGGAATACTGATGATGGTTAAG gaaGCGGATTATGAAGTAATGCAAAATGCTGAACTGAAAGTTGTTGTTTCAAACCAAGCATCATATCACCACTCGATCATTagtagtggtggtggtggtggcggcggaggaggtggtggtggtggtggcagCTCTGGAAAGACATTTCCTATCAAAGTGAATGTGAAAAATGTACGTGAAGGCCCTGTGTTCCGTCCAAGAAAAAAGAATCTTGCGATCAGCGAGGGAAAACGTACGGTGATAAATCAGGTTATTGGATCATACCAAGCAACCGATGGAGATACTGGAAAAATTGCACAAAATGTCAA gtATGCCAAGGAGTACGATCCAGATAACTGGTTCATCATTGACCCTGTCACTGCTGAAATTAAACTTTCAAAAATTCCAGATCGAGAGTCTATATATGTTGTGAATGGAACTTATTTGGCGAAAATATTGGCTATTAGTGAAG ACATGCCAGGAAAAACAGCCACTGGGACCATTGCCCTCCAAGTAGAAGATGAAAATGATAGTTGTCCGACCCTAGTTAATCCAGTGCAAACCATTTGCCATACGGCTCCATATGTTAATCTGACTGCTGTGGACCGAGATGACTTCCCAAATGCTGCTCCATTTACTTTTACAGTTGTTGATGAACCTGTTGGTATTGCAAAATTATGGACAATTGGTAAAAAAGATG ATGTTAGCGTACAACTGATACCACAAGACATTTGGGCTGGGTCACAAAAAATTAAAGTTTTGGTCACTGACAATCAAGGACTGAGCTGTCCAGAAGTACAGGTCCTTGAGCTGACAATATGCACCTGCCAAGACGGAATTGCCTGCTCAGAAAGATTAGTTGACACATCTGCTGCCTTAGGAGCTGGTGCAATTGGGCTGATGATCCTTGCCTGTTTGTTGTTGCTTT TGGTCCCACTTCTTTTGCTGTTGTGCTACTGTGGTCATGGAGAAAAAGGATTTATGGCTATACCTGATGGTACGGAGGCTACAATTGTAAGATGGAACAATGAAGGTGCCGAGCCAGAAGACATG GCTGTTATGCCACCCCCAATTATCTCTATTGGATCGGCTACTGGGGAGGTTGGATCTGGAGCAAGGAAAACTGATGGTTTCAGCTCTATGAAAACTGTGACTGGCTCCACTCATGTTAATCAAAGGTGGGAAGAAAGCAGAGGTCTGCTGACTTCTGCAGAATATGCAGTAGGTGATATGGGTTCCAGATATGCAGCAAGATCACTAGGGGCTCTGGGATCAGGAAGCGCTTCAGGTGCCGGAGCTGCCGGGGCCTTTGTAGGTGGTGGAGCTGGTGGAGCTGCAGCCCTGAATGAAGAGTTGCTGAGAAGTTACTTCCAAGAT AAAGCCATGTCATTTGCCAACGAAGAGGATAGCCAGCCAGCCAAAGACTGCATACTTATTTATGCACAAGAAACAGCATCACTTGCTGGATCTGTTGGTTGCTGTAGTTTCATTGAAAGtgaatatgatgatgatgattaccTGGATGACTTAGGGTTGAAATTTAAGGCATTGGCAGAGATTTGTCAAGGCACTACAATAAGCACTAATGAGCAAGTACACCGGTATAAGTCCTATGAGGAGCTCAATAATGAAGTACTGCAATCGGATGCAGCTGTAGAATTGGATGTAATGCAGGAGGAAGAAGCCTTAGGTGAACAAAATGTATCGAACATGGAAAGCATCTTTGCCTCATCTACATCCCAGGTCCATATACCAGAGCCAGCAAAAACAGTATTTGAAGGGGTGGTTACTGACCAATCCTTTGCATCTTCTAGATATGCACACGAGCCTCTGATTCATGGTAATGTTCTTGTCACTGAGAAATCATATACTGTAGTTCCTACAGTACGTTTTGAGCCCCGACATCAACAGAACATGTTGGTGACTGAGAGGGTAATTCGTCCAGCTTCTAGCTTACATAAAATAACTGATATTGCAGATGGGCAAAATATTATGGTTACAGAACGAATGATCCAGTCAGACAAAGGAATCTCTGGATATGGGGATGTTGGTGAGCTTGCAGATTCTAAGTATTTACTTGTAACAGAGAGGGTCCTTGCTCCTAGCTCTGGACTGCAGGCTTCTTTGAGCATTCCAGACTTGTCTGCAGGGCAAAATGTTGTGGTGACAGAGAGGCAATATACTCCTATATCTGGAGTGCAAGATACAGTACTGATTCCAGCTGAATATTCAGGTGGCCAACGTGTGGTTGAAAATATTACTGTCACGGAGGGTGGTGTGCAAGGCCAAGCACGCTTTAATTTATTGGAAGAAATGCCTCCTCCTAGTAACAGTATAGGCAAATCCACAAGCAGAGTTACGAAatatagcactgtacaatataCCCGCTCATAA